The Nomia melanderi isolate GNS246 chromosome 13, iyNomMela1, whole genome shotgun sequence sequence agatCTATTGTCTGTATTGAaagattcgaataaatattGGACGACTATGGTTACTCGTCGAAGTCACGAAAGCTTCGTTGTCATTCTCGATATAActggaatatttcaatatttgtaactagaaaatgtttcttattaaaattaattcaatattgaacattgtagaatgtaattaatttcgaGATCTATTATCTGAATTGAaagattcgaataaatattGGACAACTGTGGTTACTCGTGGAAGCCATGAAAGCTTCGCTGTCATTCTCGATATAActggaatatttcaatatttgtaacTAGGAAgtgtttcttataaaaattaattgaatatcggACATTGtcgagtttaattaatttcaagttCAATTATCTGGATcgaagaattataaaaaatatgggACGACTGAATGGAATGCCCGTTTCAATCAAAGAATAATCCAATCCAGGATTTTCATTGTCCTGTCGGTTTTGCAGTGTCATTATGACGGTCGAACAACGACAGCGGTGCGGAATGTTTACAATAATCTGAACAGAGATCTCCGCCGCTATTTATAGAAACGTAACGACGAAGGGACGATGGGAGAAGGAGGAAGGACGTGGATTGTTGGCTGGCTCCATCTTCCATTGTTCCGGCCGTGGAACGCGCTGAGATCGCGCGTTTCTTACATTGCAGCCGCGGAGCTTTTATAACGGTTGCACCCAGCGTGGTAAAGAAAGGCCGACGATAAAAGGGCCGTTAAGCCTTCGGGGGGTGGAGAAACAATGGGGAGGAAGATTGAGGGGGAACAACGGGAATGGTTCGAAACGGGTTCGGCTCGTTTGCTGGTCCATCTACGAAAAAAAGACTTGTTGCTGTCTGAGATACAGGACATAATTGTTAAGGTGGTCACTGAAGATTGAATCTTCACCGTGAAGAGGAATTTcagttaaattttaaatttagttaAATAAGAATGTTGATAATGTTGGGAGATTAAATATTAACTATCATGTGAGGTGTTAGtgagatattaatattattatctgttaattatattattaattatgttactaCTACTGTTATTACTAATTATCATATCTAGAATAATTGATTGTTTatggtattaataataatatattgatggACTCATTAATTTAGTGAATCTAGAAAAGCCGTAGCCTTGCCTTAAGTAAAAGTTACATCTAGAAAAGGTCATATGGTATACTTTAAAGAGACTGGATTGTTTGAGAAAGTTAGGTACGGTATTTCATTTGAATGGAAAGAATGAATATGGAGCGAAGATCTAAATTGACCTtgggatattgaaatattcatggcAGACGTATGGAACACCCTTGGAATAGAAGAGCGAAGAATATTTCAGTTAGGATAAAGGAAGACGGAAGAAATATCCGGTATAAGATACGAAGGGAACCGAGCCTGGCTTGGCTCGGTGGATAAAGCGACAGCTTTCCATTCGTGGGTCCCCGTGTTCGAGTCCCGCTacaagaaacaatttttctttggaTTATTAAAATGTAGAAGAGCTTATTGGACCCCCGTTGGTGAATTCAAATCCGAACAAGGGTGTACAAATGGCTCgctgtttaatataaaaatgtgtaccCCCGCCAACGGATTTCATCGGAGAAAGTAATTGCTCGGGGGGGAAAAGTAATTTCTggtaaaattggaaaataaaatactaaagaaCGTCCAATGAAACGATACGCGCCCGTTGAATATCACAAAGGCACATAACAAACGGTGAtgacaaatacaaataatgatTGTACGTCACGATATTCTAGAGTTTGTGTCCGGAGTATTTGCGACTCTCGATGAATTcttaaatagattttaaaagGGAATGGGATTTTGCAGAGAAGTTTGTTTCATAGACGGGGAGGATTCagaataattcaaattcaaaattatattatttccagCAACATTTTAAAGAAGGTATACAAAAATCTAACTGGATTGTAAGAAAGACATGGAATGATGCAATATCCAGAGACTTTGAATGAAAGACAAAATTAAAGAATGGTCTTCCTTCATTGTCTCAAAAGAATCCACTTCCTGTTCTAGTGACACATGGAGTAGAAAAAGTCGTTTAAGACTTTCAAATAAAGAGAGACAGTGTAACTAGGAAGAACCACGAAAGCGGCGGCTGCTAACGTAGATCGAGAGTAGGAGGGGGTGGAATACAAAAAACCCCGACGACGGGGATGGAAACACAGAGACTCACCTTCCAGTCGAAAGTTTTTGAGAGAAGTGCAAGGCGTCGGCCATTACCGTGGATCACATACTTCTTCCAGTGCATTCTACTTCTATTTCTTTCCCAGGGAACCCAAGACGCCGTAGCAACCCCTCCGCCACCTGCCCACACACACCCTTCTCCGCGGAAACTTTTCACCGACGTTCCGGGACTTAAAAATCTATCCAACCCCGGAAACTGATTAGGTGAAGAGCTCGGCCCCCTCGGTCCTCATCTGCACGCCCCATCGTCCTTCCTCCTCCAGACCAGCAACCCAGCCGTAATCGAACAGAAAATTTCGAACATCCGATTGCCTTGAAGCTTGGCTAAATCACGAACGAAAAAGCAGACAGACACGAGCAGCAATAACTTGAAAGTAAATTCCCTCATGTCAAAGTCAGATTATTTGAAACTTCAACCATGTAATTGGGGATATAATTCCACCATAGTCAAAGGAGTAGCAAATCATCATAGCCAGGAATCGCAGAGAAGGCCAGCCAAAGTTATCTTTTCAAAAGCTACTGTCGTTAATTCATCTCGGCCCGATGAACTCGTCTGAAAGCAGAAGTTCCGCGACACGACAACCTTTACCAACCCCCGCTTCCAACCCCCGCGGCGTGATTATTAAGACGAAGGGCGAAAGGCGCAGACGAACGCTAAAGAAAATTCCGCGCGCTTTATAGAACTCCGCTGGCGAGTTAACCTCCTCGGAACGATAAGTTCGCAACGGGGGATGAACGGCAAGGACCGGGGGGTGGGTGGTGCAGTCAGCGGGATCCAGTTCCGTTCGCAGTAATAAATGTTATCACCGCGCGGCACGAGGCTGCAGCTGCAGAAGAAACCAGCTGTTTCAGTTCGTGACGATAAATACAGCGATTCCTTTCAGCCCCTGTGGGACAGGGACGAGAGGGGTGCGCGTGGGGGGTTGAATTTATTCCGGGTCGCGGTGGCAGTCGGTGCTCTTAACGAAATAATGCTCTTAGGCCAGCAACAAATTTTCGGGGGCAGCATCCCCGCGCCTGGGGATGATACGTGGCGTCGCAGGGGAGAATGCCGGACGGTCAGGGGAGGAGGTGGTTTGCCGGCGTCTCCGGCAGCTCTCCGGTTAcatttaaaagtataattttaaaatggcGTCGCGGAACACACGAAGTGGCTCATAAGCATAATTTATGCGCCCGTTTCCCACCGGGCCCGATCCTCGCCCTTTTTCCACCCCTCGCGGCGTCTTTGTTTCACAGCGCTGCATTTAATAAAGGATATTCGCGAGGGTGACTTCTTGCCGGAACGCGGCGCCGCCGCCCGGCACCCGGCAGTCTCTCACTTTCCGTTTAAATTCGTTAACCTCCACGATTTCTCCGGCCTTTCTTACGAACCGTCCCCTTGCTCGAAGATCGATCTTACCCTCGCCGAGGGGGGCGAATTTCCTGGTCTTTTTTCCGAACGCGGCAAAAGGGAGCGGTAAAAACTGTTGAAGAAGGATATTAGTCCGGAGGAATGAAAATAGGGACGGGAGAAACTCGTAAATTGACGGTCGATTAATTTTTGTCTTCCCTCGCCACCACTGTTGTGATGATTCCGTTggaaaaaaatttgaataacgaGGGCGGAGGAGGTTATGGACGTAAATAATCCCTGGAGGGTGTGGGTGGGGTGCAGGGCTGTCGGTGGTCGGGCAAAATTAAGCGGCGGATTTTCATCCCCCGGAACGCCGGTTCTTTCGCCACCCCCACGCGCTCTCTCGCCACCGCGAAACGGCGGGTCGTTTAATAAGTAGCTAATTGTAAAAACGCGCGCCCTTTGTTACCGCGATGATGAAGGCATTAAAGGCAGCTAGGGATCTCGCGTTCAGACGCAACGGCACGGTGCTGGGTTACTTAATTATTCACGGCCAATTTTCTGTCGCTTCGAGCCGGCTCGTCCCATTGACACGGCAGCGCGGCGAGAAGTTTCCGGAATTAACTGGCAAACTTTCGCAGGGAACTCGCGCTACCGTATCCCTTTTTTCGGGAATTATCCCTTAGCTGGagattctttgaatttttttccCGTTAGGATTTTGCAGTTGAATCTTCTGTAAGGCAGCAGCGAGGAATAATAGGTGTATACTTTATAATGTAGTTTTGCGAGTATACTTGGATATAGTTATACTTACTGTggctatatttatatattttctactttAGTATTGTGACTATGTTTATAAATGCAAAACGTGGTTAATCTGATACGTTCTTTGTGTTGTTGATGACGCCTGATTAATTATTAGGTACCTAAGACACTTATTACGatcataaaattgattatttaatacttGTACGATTTGTTATACATTATTTGCATCCCTCGCGAGGAGAGGTTAAAGTTCAACGAGCCAGATTCGGAATAGTGAAAACCTCTAAGCTCTTTCATAGAGCGGTTGGCCGATGTAGTTGCCAGTGGGACCGTAATTGCAGACTAAATAAAAGTTGTTCCATTGACCAGACTTGAAAATGATCTTACCGCAACCGATCTTATTCGAATTTGCCCAGACTAATTGAGTGTAATGACCCACTTTAGAGAAGTTGTTGGTCCTGTTCAACGACATCATTATGAAGAAAGGAACGCTAGAAAACTGAATTAATGATCATTATGCAACTGAGACGCGTTACTCACGTTAATCTGTTCACTTCGTTCCTGTCAAAGTCCTTCACCTCGTTGTACCACATCATGACGAGATCAGTCGGCTTGCTGTTTTGCTGACCTGTGGTGCTGGTCTGCGCAACATTTTGTCCAACACCATAACGCTCTGCGAACACGACCAAACGGTTACAATTAATTAACAGAATAATGAATAAAGTCCTCGAAAGCTTAAGCTTACAGAAAATGCCTACTCTGAAAAAGAAGCTAAAGAGAATAGACACTAAACAAAATTCCATTTCTTCACTAAATGGTTTCAGTAAATTAAAGGTGAAACTAATCAAATGAAACCTTATTGAAATACACATTCGATTAGTTCGATTGAATTCCGATTATTCTCGAAATTTCGATGAACTTGTTCAAATTCTGGATATTTCACGAATGTATTAAGCTCGACAATAATTAACCACTCACCAACGTCCCTGCATTCGTCGTGACCGAAGCTGCATTGGTTCGCCCACCTCTGCGCCACTTGCTCCAGCTCGCTGTCCCACGACTGAAACGAAACCGTTATTCGAGAATCTCGCGGATATTATGAACTTGGCAGCCATCATTATAGTAGGGTAGAGTTCGTCTCTAATTATCCGTATATTAAGCAAACTGCGCGGCAATGTGTCTATATAAGCTCCTAATGTTCTTGTCTGGCTATACGCGCTCCTATTCCACTTATCTTAATATATTGCTCTAACGTTACGCAGTTACCTACGTACGTACCCACAACTATATAGTAGTTAGTTACCTCTACGCGAGTAAAATTCACTTCGTCGGCCTATGCGCAGATTTGGTCTCGCCGACCTTACTATTTATCCGCATAAAATAACATTCTTTCCGCAACTCTGCCGGCGAGACTCTTTTTCCCGTTATTAATGctactttatttgttttaatgagTAAACACCTATATACCTCAAGATTTTATCTCGTACTCGgggaaatgaataatattcgtatTTATTCAGATTATTTTGAAACTGTCGAGTATCTGACTCAGTACCATACCAGGAAGTGTTTTAACGAGATAAGCATGCGCGGAACAGATAGTTGTATAAAATGCAGGAAAACGTTTTTCATTCGGGACCTGCATCGAGGCTCGTAGAATTTTTAGTGGatccaataaatatttctttttaaccctAGTTTCAGGGGATTGGTGTGCGCAAATCTATATTCGTGTGGATATTTTTAacgaagaaatttaataaagtttttttaCCATGGTCTGCATGTTCCTAGCCGCAGGCTGTGGTCCAGGATTTCCTCTCGTTTCCTTACCAGCAGCTACGTATAGTCGTAGAAAATTGTGCAGATTGACGATTCCCTTCCTTTCTGCATCCGTTAAACCGACCACTAACACTTGACCACAGCTTGGTGCTGGAGACGAATTCTGAAACAATACGGTgtagtttgaataattatttcataaggAACAAATctaagaaatttatataataaactgCAAACGATCCTAGGGAAAGTAGTGTTCCTCCAAGTTCTACTCACTAGAAACTTCTATAActgttcgaaaatatttctaaaacagttttattagatttatctGCTAATTGAGTGAAATAAACTTGTTGCGTTTTCATAGAAGAAATTCTATTCTTTCaagtttcattcattaaacattgttatgatcattttaaaatatttctaaaatatttcccTTTAGATATATCTAATGATTTAACAAAATCAACTTAGCAAACTCTCATAGAGGAATTTATATTCTCCTAAATTCTGCTCAGAAATTGTTGAAACTACACTGTCCATCTGTCCGCAGATACATAGTGTTAtcaatataattagaaattacgGATATTTCTTAGTTATTTCTTATTATGTGCATTTTGAACATTTTGACAATCGCAGAACAATTTcccagaaaatatttctataatcatTTAACGAACATCTTTCAGCGCCTAGTTCTTTCGTTTTTTAGAAGAATGCTCTTACATTATTCCTTCGCTAATAACTACCGGTAAATTCTGACACATTTAAACAGAAGATTACTCTTTCGATACTAACCGGATACTTGCACAACGTTTGACGGCGGCCCGACCGCGAGCATCTGTTATTACCACAATCGATCGCGATGCTCGGCGGCGCGAAACACGCGACCGCGAGAACCATGCACAGAAACACCTTCATGCTTTCGTTTCTCTGTTCCTCTTCGTATTGCACTGCGCCGACGCTCGACGGCTTGTTCTTATTTGCCGCCTTATCAGCGACTTATCTAATCAACACGGTATCGTGCAGCGAATATAATGAATAGCCGCAACTCCGTTCCGTGTTACCGTGTGGTCGCTCGTGACGTCAGGGTACTAACCTTTGCCTTGTTCTTTTACTGTGCACTTAGGTGTGCACGACGGTAGCTTGTGAGTAGATTATGTTTCATTTGACTGCTCGAATATTATACGCTCGATTTTCTTATGAAAAGAATTTTTCGAATTCCCAgatgaattttgaaataataagcTTGTcagttttaaaatagattatagtTCGtcatttaataatagtaataattgagTACATTTgtcgtttaatttttttagaaggGTATGatggttaattgaaattttcgaagcGTTGCGTTCATAATGTTACGAAATGTTTTTGTAACATATAAGTTAGTTATTAAGCATTTAGTAACATGTACCGATAAGATATAGTGAAATTAGTGAAGATTAGgtattaaatatagaaacgaTAGTATCTAGTTATCTATTCTAGAAATCCGATTATACTTATCTGTCAGGTAATTAAGATATCGATGAGTTCACgtgttattgtataatattatttgaatctGAGTTCGATAAACTGAAGATGTTTTGAAGATTGCCGATTTACCGTGCCGGATCAATCGTTTACAGTTTTCGATTTCATTTCAGACTAATTTTATTCGCCCGTATTTCTCAATGTACGATCATAAACGTTTCAATAAATGAATCATGTCTTAGACCATTATTTATACACTTGCTGACGACTTACTTTTTCTTAGTAAACATGTGTCAAAGTTGTTCGACGTTCATTAGTAATCACTGTCAACTGTCATGGCATCGATAACAACATttacgtataaatatatatgtctCACGTGTTTTCCGGGGAAAGTCAAACAACGGAAAATTCATATATAATGTACACATACACTAATCCACGATGTGGAAGATTCAATTCTCAAGAATTAACCgataattgaaagaaattaattgtaaagAAAGCCTGTATCTCCGCAACCTCTAGagatatagttatttatagagACAATTTATCTATTTCACAGAAACAAACAGAAGACTcgcaatttcttttttacacgACGCGCATTAAACTTCTATACTTACAGTACGAACtttctgtatttatatttcaaaatatttgacaaaGGTTTCTGCATGTTTTGATTAGATTCTTTCGTGTCGTGCCGGTAGAACTGACTTACATCATTTCGCTTATCGCCGGCGGTTTTACGCGGTTTTTGGATGACAATAAATCATCAAATTTACTAATCTTATCGTCAGTTCCCATGAGTTCTCAATCCTGTCTAATGATATACATATGCAAATAAGTACAagatttttctgtattatacgttcatctatttatttatgttttgttGGATActtagtatttatattttaaattaaatagctACGCATAGTCTAGTAACAGTTTCCTTCCAGCAGTTTCAAATTTGAAGTATTCTCAACTAAACGAGAGTACAGATAAATCGAAAGAGATTGAACGAACGAGAAACTAAACTAAACAGTGttcagaaaataaaaacttGAGTAGGTCACAAAACGCTCGAAGAATGCGATGCGGTTAAAGTATAGCC is a genomic window containing:
- the LOC116423998 gene encoding venom allergen 3-like is translated as MKVFLCMVLAVACFAPPSIAIDCGNNRCSRSGRRQTLCKYPNSSPAPSCGQVLVVGLTDAERKGIVNLHNFLRLYVAAGKETRGNPGPQPAARNMQTMSWDSELEQVAQRWANQCSFGHDECRDVERYGVGQNVAQTSTTGQQNSKPTDLVMMWYNEVKDFDRNEVNRLTTNNFSKVGHYTQLVWANSNKIGCGKIIFKSGQWNNFYLVCNYGPTGNYIGQPLYERA